Proteins encoded in a region of the Gemmatimonadaceae bacterium genome:
- a CDS encoding dihydrodipicolinate synthase family protein produces MASSKSAVSPAAAGAPARSVREHLRLGQVIPAHPLALTESRALDETRQRGLTRYYIDAGAGGVAVGVHTTQFAIRDSGVGLLHPVLELAMDEARAKVEHGRIFAMIAGVCGPTAQAAGEAELAAAVGYDAGLLSLGGLGAASDDELLAHCRTIAEIIPLFGFYLQPAVGGRVLSYRFWREFAEIPNVWAIKIAPFNRYQTIDVVRAVVEAGRDDIALYTGNDDNIVADLLTPFPIGVGGTTVLRWIDGGLLGQWAVWTRGAVALLAAIKDARASGEFGPTLLSHGAALTDANAAVFDSANGFAGCIPGIHEVLRRQGLLDGIWCLDPDEVLSPGQSDEITRVERSYPEVTDAGLIVD; encoded by the coding sequence ATGGCAAGTTCTAAGAGCGCCGTGAGCCCCGCCGCCGCCGGCGCGCCGGCGCGGAGCGTTCGCGAACATCTGCGGCTCGGCCAGGTGATCCCCGCGCATCCGCTCGCGCTCACCGAATCGCGCGCGCTCGACGAAACGCGCCAGCGAGGTCTCACGCGTTATTACATCGATGCCGGCGCGGGCGGCGTCGCGGTGGGCGTGCACACCACGCAGTTCGCGATCCGCGACTCGGGTGTCGGTCTCCTCCACCCGGTCCTCGAGCTGGCGATGGACGAAGCCCGCGCCAAGGTCGAACACGGGCGGATCTTCGCGATGATCGCCGGCGTTTGTGGTCCGACGGCGCAAGCGGCCGGCGAAGCCGAGCTGGCGGCGGCGGTCGGCTACGACGCCGGCCTGCTCAGCCTCGGTGGGCTCGGCGCGGCGAGCGACGACGAGTTGCTCGCACATTGCCGCACGATCGCCGAGATCATTCCGCTCTTCGGTTTCTATCTGCAGCCCGCGGTCGGCGGCCGCGTCCTGTCGTATCGATTCTGGCGTGAATTCGCCGAAATCCCGAACGTGTGGGCGATCAAGATCGCGCCGTTCAACCGGTATCAGACGATCGATGTGGTGCGAGCTGTCGTCGAGGCCGGCCGGGACGACATCGCGCTGTACACGGGCAACGACGACAACATCGTCGCCGATCTCCTCACGCCGTTTCCGATCGGCGTCGGCGGGACGACCGTGCTGCGATGGATCGACGGCGGCCTGCTCGGACAGTGGGCGGTATGGACGCGCGGCGCCGTGGCGCTCCTCGCGGCGATCAAGGACGCGCGCGCCTCCGGCGAGTTCGGGCCGACGCTTCTCTCACACGGCGCCGCGCTCACCGACGCCAATGCCGCCGTTTTCGACTCGGCCAACGGCTTCGCCGGCTGCATTCCCGGAATTCACGAAGTGCTGCGCCGCCAAGGCCTGCTCGACGGCATTTGGTGCCTCGATCCGGACGAAGTGCTGTCGCCCGGGCAGTCGGACGAGATCACGCGCGTCGAGCGCAGCTACCCTGAGGTCACGGACGCAGGGCTGATCGTCGACTGA
- a CDS encoding cupin domain-containing protein, translating to MSTTAERSVTYYKWDEIPRENVSPLLDRKLITGDKMMLAHVYLKKGCIVPKHTHENEQLTYILEGALRFWIGEDESQTLVVSAGQVLHIPSMVPHKAEALEDTLDVDIFDPPRQDWLNKTDAYLRK from the coding sequence ATGTCTACCACTGCCGAACGCAGCGTCACCTACTACAAGTGGGACGAGATCCCCCGCGAGAACGTGTCGCCCCTCCTCGACCGGAAGCTGATCACCGGCGACAAGATGATGCTCGCCCACGTCTATCTGAAAAAAGGCTGCATCGTCCCTAAGCACACGCACGAGAACGAACAGCTCACCTACATCCTCGAGGGCGCGCTTCGCTTCTGGATCGGCGAAGACGAGTCACAGACCCTCGTGGTGAGCGCGGGGCAAGTGCTGCACATCCCGTCGATGGTGCCGCACAAAGCCGAGGCGCTCGAAGACACGCTCGACGTGGACATCTTCGATCCGCCGCGCCAGGACTGGCT
- a CDS encoding OsmC family peroxiredoxin gives MPTRDAKARWEGGLKGGTGTFSTATGLSADYSFSSRFESGAGSNPEEMLAAAEAACYSMAFSGALERNGTPATRVETSAKCTVERVNDAFTITRIELEVNGVVPSIDDATFQKIAATARDTCPVSRALKGNVDIQLKATLAS, from the coding sequence ATGCCGACACGGGATGCGAAGGCGCGTTGGGAAGGTGGGCTCAAGGGCGGCACGGGAACGTTCAGCACGGCCACCGGTCTGAGCGCCGATTACTCGTTTAGCTCTCGGTTCGAGTCCGGCGCGGGCTCGAACCCCGAAGAAATGCTCGCCGCGGCCGAAGCGGCCTGCTACAGCATGGCGTTCAGCGGCGCGCTCGAGCGGAACGGAACGCCCGCAACGAGGGTCGAGACCTCGGCCAAGTGCACCGTCGAGCGGGTGAACGACGCATTCACGATCACGCGGATCGAGCTCGAGGTGAACGGCGTCGTGCCATCGATCGACGACGCGACCTTTCAGAAGATTGCCGCAACGGCGCGCGACACCTGCCCCGTTTCGCGCGCCCTCAAGGGCAACGTCGACATCCAGCTCAAGGCCACGCTCGCGTCGTGA
- a CDS encoding mechanosensitive ion channel family protein — MRAFQFLSDLYNYNTLREWMTAAIVAVVVFVVGIALRELLVKRVGALAERTTNHVDDMVVELIAKTRAWVIAVFALMSGIAQLTLPPRIELIVGPFSKLVFLWQTALWGAAAVGFWVKYYSMNRTASNDRASVTMITAIGVAAKVMLWTLVVLGALEWAFGLHVTTLITGLGIGGIAIALAVQNILGDVLASLSIVFDKPFDVGDTIGVGDVTGTVEHIGLKTTRVRSVSGEQVVIGNADLLKSRLHNFKRMYQRRVVFRLEMAFDTPPDALQRLPAIVEEIITAQSPVKFDRCHIAGFGDASVRVEAVYYVLDPDYKRYMDIQQAINLEVLRRFATEKVQFALPTRTVIHQGPMATKLAVTSASPREPSDDI, encoded by the coding sequence ATGCGCGCGTTTCAATTCCTGTCCGACCTCTACAACTACAACACGCTGCGCGAGTGGATGACGGCGGCGATCGTCGCCGTCGTCGTGTTCGTCGTGGGCATCGCGCTTCGCGAGCTGCTCGTCAAGCGCGTCGGCGCGCTCGCCGAGCGCACCACGAACCACGTCGACGACATGGTCGTCGAGCTGATCGCGAAGACGCGGGCGTGGGTGATCGCCGTCTTCGCGTTGATGTCGGGCATCGCGCAGCTGACGCTGCCGCCGCGCATCGAGTTGATCGTCGGCCCGTTCAGCAAGCTCGTTTTCCTCTGGCAGACGGCGCTCTGGGGCGCCGCGGCCGTCGGGTTCTGGGTCAAGTACTACTCCATGAACCGCACGGCGAGCAACGACCGCGCGAGCGTCACGATGATCACGGCGATCGGCGTCGCCGCGAAGGTCATGCTCTGGACGCTCGTCGTGCTCGGCGCGCTGGAGTGGGCGTTCGGCCTGCACGTCACGACGCTCATCACGGGGCTGGGGATCGGCGGCATCGCGATCGCGCTCGCCGTGCAGAACATCCTCGGCGACGTGCTCGCGTCGCTCTCGATCGTCTTCGACAAACCGTTCGACGTGGGCGACACGATCGGCGTGGGGGACGTCACGGGCACCGTCGAGCACATCGGACTCAAGACCACGCGTGTTCGCAGCGTCTCGGGCGAGCAGGTAGTCATCGGGAACGCGGATCTGCTCAAGAGCCGGCTGCACAACTTCAAGCGGATGTATCAGCGCCGAGTCGTGTTCCGCCTCGAGATGGCGTTCGATACCCCGCCAGACGCGCTGCAGCGGCTGCCGGCGATCGTCGAGGAGATCATCACCGCGCAATCGCCGGTGAAATTCGACCGCTGTCACATCGCCGGCTTTGGGGACGCGTCGGTCCGCGTCGAAGCCGTCTACTACGTGCTGGACCCGGACTACAAGCGCTACATGGACATCCAGCAGGCGATCAACCTCGAGGTCCTCCGCCGCTTCGCGACCGAGAAGGTGCAGTTCGCGCTGCCGACGCGCACTGTGATCCACCAGGGACCGATGGCGACGAAGCTCGCGGTGACGAGCGCGTCGCCGCGAGAGCCGAGCGACGATATTTGA
- a CDS encoding NAD-dependent epimerase/dehydratase family protein: protein MTEAELDDALSSPRPETEAALAACPGDVIVLGAGGKMGPSLARMARRAARDSRRVMAVSRWSSAAARRQLDDAGIETVSADLLDRHAVTKLPDAPNVIFMAGQKFGTTGSPELTWGMNTLVPAYCADRYRESRIVAFSTGNVYALTPVESGGSHETDVLAPVGEYAASCLGRERLFEMASRANGTRMAILRLNYAIDLRYGVLVDIALKVFRSEPISVDMGYVNVIWQGDANRVAIESLPLTSSPPFVVNLTGSETLSVRELATWFGERFKKAPRFTGTERPDALLSNTSKLRSSFAPMSVPLEELRGWVADWVENGGPLLGKPTKFETRDGKF, encoded by the coding sequence ATGACCGAAGCCGAGCTCGACGACGCACTGTCGTCACCGCGACCTGAGACCGAGGCGGCGCTTGCCGCCTGCCCGGGCGACGTCATCGTGCTCGGCGCGGGTGGGAAGATGGGTCCGTCGCTCGCCCGCATGGCTCGCCGCGCCGCGCGCGACTCGCGCCGCGTGATGGCCGTGTCGCGCTGGTCGTCGGCCGCAGCGAGGCGGCAACTCGACGACGCCGGTATCGAGACGGTTTCGGCGGATCTTCTCGACCGCCATGCGGTGACGAAGCTTCCCGATGCGCCGAACGTGATCTTCATGGCGGGACAGAAATTCGGGACGACGGGCAGCCCGGAGCTGACATGGGGAATGAACACCCTCGTGCCGGCGTACTGCGCCGATCGGTATCGCGAGTCGCGCATCGTCGCGTTCTCGACGGGCAACGTGTATGCGCTCACGCCGGTTGAATCCGGCGGATCGCACGAGACCGACGTGCTCGCGCCGGTCGGCGAGTACGCGGCGTCGTGCCTCGGGCGAGAGCGCCTGTTCGAGATGGCGTCGCGCGCGAACGGGACGCGCATGGCGATCCTGCGCCTCAACTACGCGATCGATTTGCGCTACGGCGTGCTCGTCGACATCGCGCTCAAGGTATTTCGCTCGGAACCGATCTCGGTGGACATGGGTTACGTGAACGTCATTTGGCAGGGCGACGCCAACCGAGTGGCCATCGAATCGCTGCCGCTCACCAGCTCGCCGCCGTTCGTCGTGAACCTCACCGGCAGTGAGACGCTTTCGGTTCGAGAGCTGGCGACGTGGTTCGGCGAACGTTTCAAGAAAGCGCCGCGCTTCACCGGCACGGAGCGGCCCGACGCGCTGCTGAGCAACACGAGCAAGCTTCGCTCGTCGTTCGCGCCAATGTCGGTGCCGCTCGAAGAGCTTCGCGGCTGGGTCGCCGACTGGGTCGAAAACGGCGGGCCGTTACTCGGCAAACCGACCAAATTCGAGACTCGCGATGGCAAGTTCTAA
- a CDS encoding SufE family protein: protein MSDVPPRPLPASAQRVPPSIERVLSRFRAMSREEKMQTLVYYSKKLEPVPQRFRDLDRAQFAVPECQTAVELYPEFHDGKLHFYAELDVKQSPTVAAFLAILFSAINEQPPATTLAIPNDFVHHVMEGIGLSGREVGLNAMVARIKRHAERASAERGAA from the coding sequence ATGAGCGACGTTCCTCCTCGGCCTCTTCCCGCGTCAGCGCAGCGCGTGCCGCCCAGCATCGAGCGCGTGCTGTCGCGCTTCCGCGCGATGAGCCGGGAAGAAAAGATGCAGACCCTGGTCTACTACTCCAAGAAGCTCGAGCCCGTCCCGCAGCGGTTCAGGGATTTGGATCGGGCGCAGTTCGCGGTACCGGAGTGCCAGACCGCGGTGGAGCTCTACCCGGAATTCCACGACGGCAAGCTTCACTTCTACGCCGAGCTCGACGTCAAGCAATCGCCAACGGTGGCCGCGTTTCTTGCCATTCTCTTTTCCGCGATCAACGAGCAGCCACCGGCCACGACCTTGGCCATTCCGAACGATTTCGTGCACCACGTGATGGAAGGGATCGGGCTCTCGGGGCGAGAGGTGGGCCTCAACGCGATGGTCGCGCGCATCAAGCGACACGCTGAGCGCGCGTCGGCGGAACGAGGCGCCGCGTAA